From the genome of Glycine max cultivar Williams 82 chromosome 2, Glycine_max_v4.0, whole genome shotgun sequence, one region includes:
- the LOC100801665 gene encoding uncharacterized protein LOC100801665 produces the protein MFRSMTTRRGYERLGKESATTALLHEGFKRSTSLPSWGSNSSRKMALGSTYGEINLKRNPTKKGNNSDKKSHPLLSFLALRRKKKTTARPEFARYLEYLKEGGMWDLNSNKPVMYYK, from the coding sequence ATGTTTAGATCCATGACTACTCGGAGAGGGTATGAAAGATTAGGCAAAGAATCTGCCACCACTGCACTTTTGCATGAGGGGTTCAAGAGGAGCACAAGTTTGCCTTCTTGGGGATCCAATTCTTCAAGAAAAATGGCTCTTGGTTCCACCTATGGAGAAATCAATCTAAAGAGAAACCCCACAAAGAAGGGTAATAATAGTGACAAGAAGAGTCACCCACTTCTCAGCTTCTTGGCTCTTCgtaggaaaaagaaaacaacagcAAGGCCTGAATTTGCAAGGTATCTTGAGTACCTCAAGGAAGGAGGCATGtgggatttgaattccaataa